The Lineus longissimus chromosome 6, tnLinLong1.2, whole genome shotgun sequence sequence cctcttttaaaatttcatcttgttcttctaaaacctttccattttcatcctttAACTGATCAATAACTGTCTTTGTCCTCACTTCTACCTTGAAAAAATCAGTGGTCGGTGCTTCCCTCTCCTCTATGAATTTTGCCCCCGCCCTCACTTTTGCCCCCTCCAAATCTGCCATTTCCAATTTGCTCAATTCCCCTCTTACTTCCCCCCACCGCCTTGTAATGTCCACCCCTCTGTCCCTCTCCTTCCCCAAAAAGTCCAACTCCCTCTccaaagctaaaataccttccCCTGGAGATACGCTTGACACCACCTCGGCGAGCAAGACGACGGATAGCTGGTTTGGTGATACCCTGGATGTTGTCACGAAGTACCTTCCTGTGACGTTTGGCGCCTCCCTTTCCAAGTCCCTTTCCTCCTTTACCACGTCCAGACATATTCTATTCTCGTCGGTTCGATGAAAACTAGCAGAATGAGCAACTGCCAGAACAATTGTGCTTTTTGTCAACACGTCGGAGCAATTGGACAGTCTAGACCAATTAGAAAGCTCGTTACAAATGGGTGCAAATCTGAATGTTCGGCTCGATAAATTACGTGCCTAACCTTTCCCATTCAAATGAGGAGGCATGGCAACGAtttaaattgtctttttttGCATAATCATTACCATAATcactaaaaacaaaaaaaaacaaataaggCTACTATTAAAAAATCATAAGAAAGTTAACATTGTTAAACAATAGGTACAACACTGTCAAAacttaaataaaataaaaacaccACATAGACAAAAACACACAATCTTCCCGTGTCTCTTTTCCACTTTTACCAGCGTCCATACAATATACAGTATAACTTGAAATCCTCCATAGTAAAATCTACTCCAATAGCCAGGGCTGAAATATTCTAAGTTATTTAATACACATAGTAGTCAATATTCTATCAAGTTGGTGCAGATGCCAGTCAATTCAGGTTTCCAATACGAAGTAGAGGTCGAGACTAGAACCTTCGAAGCAAAATGGCTTTACAGGCCATGAGGTATCTTGCATGCATGAATTTGTCTCATCAGCAGGAAGCCCACATTGGTGCGGAGAAAGCTTATTTACCGGTTACATAAGATGATGGAAGAAGTTTAAATAAATTCCTGGCTGTGAAAAGACTTGTCCCTATGACTGTGATATAATGTATGACGGAAACTTATCACCTGACCACGGGCCTAGTGTTCCGATAACAAGCACAGTTTGATTTGATAGAAATGTTCAAGTTGACTTTGATATGGTGAGCaatgtgtttaaaaaaaaaagattttgtgtATTGGGAGTGTGTACACTGTGTATTGCGACTGTGTGTTGGTGCATGGTTTGGGTGGGTATGTGTGCAGCGTACGTAAATGGGCaaattgcttgatgattttgcaaAGAATGAGGAAGATGATTAATCTATTGGAGGTGTTGATAGTACATGCACGTAATATGCATAAAGTTGtttgatatgtttgaagttGTGATAAATTGAATAAgataaaatgtacatggcaAAAAGTCTGCTTATAGGTGGATGTGAAAAAGATGCACGTGTCTGTGGATGAATGTGTGTGATTATAAATTAGTAGTTGGGCGAGTAAAAAAAGGAGTGTGTGTGAGGTGAAGTAAATTTGGTTGATGAGCGAGCGCAGCGAGGTGAATTGTGTGTTTGACAGTGTGCCGATTGACGGAGACCTGGGCCGAAGGCCAATTCGGCAAATTTGTTGACTCGGTTTTTTGTGTATTGAAGTTAAAATAGTGATCGGTCCATGGTTGGCTGACTTGGTATTGGCCATGAATGAGGAACAAGATAATGATTCTGTTGGCGTTGTGATTTGTGATATGTGGGAAGTTGTTGGATAAAAATGTTTGAGGTTgtgataactcacacaacgtagtgagtctaatggttacttatacactgtatgtaaagtgtaaacaaaatgcatatatccatcatgtccgtcgagtctgaaaaaatttgtgcagacccatgacaatacTTCTTCGGGTTCCGGTTttcttttgacagttttgtcgcattccatatgggccgcgcgttggtcgatcctgcattcatgacgcaccgcacccacagttacgacgtcggacgtgaatcccattgtttcctacctcgtgacgcaattattggggggggggggcttccccccaatgtactggctaaaagcTGTCagtttcagagaacggggagggggtttgggggactgatgtactggctaaatatgtcagaaggacggagGTTTGAGGgactcccccatgtcaaacagttgtgcgagttcactagagcttgctctttacatattactatTAGATTAAAGAATAAGTGTGCATGTTTgtggatgaatgaatgaatgaatgaatgaatgatgcaCGTGTATGGTAGTTTGAAACCAAATGTAAAGTTGGCTGTCTGAGTAAAATATAGGATCTAAGGTGATTGGGTCGATGACCGAGCTGAACGCTGCATCAACAATGTATTGAAACGCATGACCCACAgcgaatttttttctcgaatggGGCATTTGAATGCGATCGATGGTTGTTCTTTGGTGCAATAATTATATTTCCAAGCTACTATGATGCATCTCACATCCTATTCATTGGCGCAGTCTTATGAGTTGCGACTATGGTGATGACAATAGAATGGTACTAGTATTGAAAGTCTCAAACACTCGGCACTCTCTCGTACAAACGGCAACGCCGTCTCCAAAGTTTGGCACAACCAGCACTTTTATACCAGGACACAGGACTGTTTTGTGACAAAATTGTCTACCAAATCATCGCTTCCTTCATTTATTTCACACTGCGCTAGACACATAATTCTCGTATTGGCGCCATTTCagaattgtttttcatttgcgTTAATCTATGCTACCGGGCATGCGCTCGCTTTTCGGAATACACCAAGACTGCATATACAACTTACAAGCATTCAAAGTGTAAACGATTgatctctttttaaatattttggcgTCCTGAGAAGGACGGTTGGGTTGGTTTGCAAAACACTGGGTTTCGGCAGCTTACTTGGAGCTGGTGTACTTGGTGACGGCCTTGGTACCCTCGCTGACAGCGTGCTTAGCGAGCTCTCCTGGCAACAGAAGACGGACAGCTGTCTGGATTTCCCGACTCGTGATGGTCGACTTCTTGTTGTAGTGAGTCAGGCGGGATGCCTCGGCTGCAATTCTCTCGAAGATATCATTCACGAAACTGTTCATGATCGACATCGCCTTGCTCGAGATACCGGTGTCGGGGTGAACTTGCTTTAGCACTTTGTAGATGTAGATGCTGTAGCTCtctttcctcctcctccttcgctTCTTGTCCCCAGATCGCTGGGCTTTGGCCTTAGAGGCCGTCTTCTTGCTTCCCTTGCTCGATACTTTTGGTGCCATGATGAATCAGTGACGAATAATGcggtttgaaatttttcaaatttatatGGCGGCGGCGGATCCTGATGTCGATTTTTACGCGTCCGTAAATTTGCATATCAAATTTGCATACGAATCATTGTACTCCACTACTGACACTCCACTACGCTACCTCTCTGGTGTATAGCGCCGCGCCGGGCACCTTGAAACTCACCAATTCGGCAACACTTGAAACTACACTAAATCGACATCAGGAGCCTTTTCCGAATATAAATACTTTGAAAGCCAGTTTTGGCTTTATTGTATTTGTTTCTGCCGAGCAACATACTAAACCATCATCATGTCTGGACGAGGAAAGGGAGGAAAGACAAAAGGAAAGGCAAAGAGCAGGAGTTCAAGGGCCGGACTTCAGTTCCCAGTTGGTCGTATCCACCGTCTGTTGAGGAAGGGAAACTATGCCGAGCGTATCGGAGCTGGAGCGCCAGTATATCTTGCAGCCGTCATGGAATATTTGGCAGCCGAGGTCCTCGAGTTGGCAGGCAATGCAGCCCGTGACAATAAGAAATCCAGGATCATCCCTAGACATCTCCAACTCGCCATCCGTAATGACGAAGAGTTGAACAAGCTTCTCTCCGGTGTCACCATCGCCCAAGGTGGTGTGTTGCCAAACATCCAGGCTGTCCTTCTCCCCAAGAAGTCTGGAAGCGCCAAGAAGTAAACACTTTTGTGCATTCGACAACTTAACAACGGCCTTTCTAAAGGCCAcaatatattttaaaagagaTAATCGTTACCACATATTTTCGCTTGTAAATAACCaatttatttaataaaacctCCTAAAATGAGAAGTATATTCAAATTAAATACATCAATGACACAGATAATACACTAAACAAATAATACATAAtgcacaaaaaatacaatgccaATACCCTACTACCAATAATATATGAGAAAAGGGCCAATACCCTCCCCGATTCCCACAGTGCGATATAATGGCCTTTCTAAAGGCCACAGTATACTCGGGTTTCGCACGCCCACCGTCCACTGTACAATCCaataagccagtgtatgtgttcaTTTTTGACGGTTCACGACGGAAGtaagtttcttgattgattgaccagcatcatcaatggcaatagtgggcctaaaatttcccccattacgggcctagaaatttGCACTAAGATTAAAGAAAAGGTCTGGCTGAACGTTCaaagtgagaaactagagtattttaaAAGAGATAATCGTTACCACACTGTTTCGCTTGTAAATAAACAATACCCTGCCAATATACGAGAAAGGCCCAATACCCTCCCCGATTCCTAGGGTGCGATATataaaataggcctaggcctatagatatTCAATGCGCCTGTACAGTAATGCTGCATTGTAtacattttgcatgaaaaagtgCATTTCCATATCAGCCGCATATATAAGTCCATATAGCCTAGTCCCCAATCTAAAATGTTATCGCGTAAAGTGTACAGCATGTAGCATACATACAATGGTTTCGGGCCAGGCATCGTGTACATCGTGGTATGCATTTAAATGGCAAGCATAAAATTGTCGAGATTTTCAAAAAGCGGGTCTTCGTTATGCCTGGATTTTATGATTT is a genomic window containing:
- the LOC135489572 gene encoding histone H2B, which translates into the protein MAPKVSSKGSKKTASKAKAQRSGDKKRRRRRKESYSIYIYKVLKQVHPDTGISSKAMSIMNSFVNDIFERIAAEASRLTHYNKKSTITSREIQTAVRLLLPGELAKHAVSEGTKAVTKYTSSK
- the LOC135489570 gene encoding histone H2A, translating into MSGRGKGGKTKGKAKSRSSRAGLQFPVGRIHRLLRKGNYAERIGAGAPVYLAAVMEYLAAEVLELAGNAARDNKKSRIIPRHLQLAIRNDEELNKLLSGVTIAQGGVLPNIQAVLLPKKSGSAKK